A window from Bufo bufo chromosome 1, aBufBuf1.1, whole genome shotgun sequence encodes these proteins:
- the ARSI gene encoding arylsulfatase I isoform X2 has protein sequence MIAEFLRYQIHTGLQHSIIRPRQPNCLPLHQVTLPQKLQEAGYATHMVGKWHLGFYKKECLPTRRGFDTFLGSLTGNVDYYTYDNCDGPGVCGFDLHEGENAAWDLAGKYSTLLYSQRVSHILAAHNPQQPIFIYISFQAVHTPLQSPREYIYQYRNMGNVARRKYAAMVTCMDAAVKNITRALKKYGYYDNSVIIFSSDNGGQTFSGGSNWPLRGRKGTYWEGGIRSLGFVHSPLIKKRRRSSRTLMHITDWYPTLVKLAGGNISDTDDLDGYDMWPSISEGKVSLRTEILHNIDPLYNLAKSGSMEEGQGVWNTAIQASIRVKDFKLLTGDPGYSDWIPPQTVTNFPGTWWNLERHTDGARKSVWLFNITADPYERHDLSAQKPEVVKELLTRLAYYNRTAIPVRYPNEDPRGNPELNGGAWGPWASEEDEEDEENWIRSGRLKSTNKKKKCKICKLRSFFKKLNTRLMSNRI, from the exons ATGATTGCCGAATTTCTCAG gtATCAGATCCATACCGGTTTACAACACTCCATTATTCGTCCACGGCAACCTAATTGTTTACCCCTTCATCAAGTCACACTACCCCAGAAACTACAGGAAGCTGGTTATGCAACACACATGGTGGGAAAGTGGCACTTGGGCTTCTATAAGAAAGAATGCCTCCCAACGAGACGTGGTTTTGACACCTTTCTTGGTTCATTGACTGGCAATGTGGACTATTACACTTATGACAACTGTGATGGGCCAGGAGTATGTGGCTTTGATTTACATGAGGGTGAGAATGCAGCTTGGGATCTTGCAGGCAAGTATTCTACCCTTCTCTACTCCCAACGTGTAAGCCACATCTTGGCAGCTCATAACCCACAACAGCCAATTTTTATATACATATCTTTCCAGGCAGTGCATACCCCCCTTCAGTCCCCTCGAGAGTACATATATCAATATAGGAATATGGGCAATGTAGCAAGGCGCAAATATGCTGCTATGGTGACCTGTATGGATGCAGCTGTAAAAAACATCACCAGGGCATTGAAAAAGTATGGTTACTATGACAACAGTGTTATCATCTTTTCATCAGACAATggaggtcagacattctctggtgGAAGTAACTGGCCCTTAAGGGGCCGTAAGGGAACATATTGGGAGGGTGGTATAAGGAGCTTAGGTTTTGTCCATAGCCCATTGATCAAAAAGAGAAGAAGGTCTAGTAGGACGTTAATGCACATAACAGACTGGTATCCAACACTAGTAAAATTGGCAGGTGGAAATATTTCAGACACAGATGACCTAGATGGCTATGATATGTGGCCATCAATCAGCGAAGGAAAGGTATCACTTCGGACTGAAATTCTACACAATATTGACCCCTTGTATAACCTTGCCAAATCAGGGTCCATGGAAGAAGGACAAGGAGTATGGAATACTGCCATTCAAGCCTCCATAAGAGTCAAAGATTTTAAGTTGTTAACAGGAGATCCTGGTTATAGTGACTGGATTCCACCACAGACCGTCACCAACTTCCCAGGAACCTGGTGGAATTTAGAACGTCATACGGATGGAGCTCGCAAGTCTGTATGGCTCTTCAACATTACAGCAGATCCTTATGAGCGTCATGACCTGTCTGCACAGAAGCCAGAAGTGGTTAAGGAATTATTGACACGATTGGCTTATTATAATCGTACTGCAATTCCAGTGCGATATCCTAATGAGGACCCAAGGGGTAATCCAGAACTCAATGGTGGTGCATGGGGACCATGGGCTagtgaggaggatgaagaggatgaAGAAAACTGGATTAGAAGTGGACGTTTAAAGAgtacaaataaaaagaaaaaatgcaaaaTTTGCAAGTTAAGATCATTCTTCAAAAAGCTGAACACACGTCTTATGTCTAATCGcatctaa
- the ARSI gene encoding arylsulfatase I isoform X1, with amino-acid sequence MAVHTLTGFSLVSLLSFSYMSWDWMKPSVLGDSPGDDPSTLQAPTSSRPPHIIFILTDDQGFHDIGYHGSDIQTPTLDRLAAEGVKLENYYVQPICTPSRSQLITGRYQIHTGLQHSIIRPRQPNCLPLHQVTLPQKLQEAGYATHMVGKWHLGFYKKECLPTRRGFDTFLGSLTGNVDYYTYDNCDGPGVCGFDLHEGENAAWDLAGKYSTLLYSQRVSHILAAHNPQQPIFIYISFQAVHTPLQSPREYIYQYRNMGNVARRKYAAMVTCMDAAVKNITRALKKYGYYDNSVIIFSSDNGGQTFSGGSNWPLRGRKGTYWEGGIRSLGFVHSPLIKKRRRSSRTLMHITDWYPTLVKLAGGNISDTDDLDGYDMWPSISEGKVSLRTEILHNIDPLYNLAKSGSMEEGQGVWNTAIQASIRVKDFKLLTGDPGYSDWIPPQTVTNFPGTWWNLERHTDGARKSVWLFNITADPYERHDLSAQKPEVVKELLTRLAYYNRTAIPVRYPNEDPRGNPELNGGAWGPWASEEDEEDEENWIRSGRLKSTNKKKKCKICKLRSFFKKLNTRLMSNRI; translated from the exons ATGGCTGTTCATACCCTAACAGGATTTTCACTGGTCAGCCTGTTAAGTTTCAGTTACATGTCCTGGGACTGGATGAAACCTTCTGTACTTGGGGACAGTCCTGGTGATGATCCATCAACACTTCAGGCACCAACTTCTTCTAGACCTCCACACATTATATTCATCTTGACTGATGACCAAGGCTTCCATGACATAGGATACCATGGATCGGACATACAAACTCCCACTTTAGACAGGTTAGCAGCTGAGGGTGTCAAGCTGGAGAACTATTATGTTCAACCTATCTGTACTCCCTCCCGTAGTCAGCTCATCACTGGCAG gtATCAGATCCATACCGGTTTACAACACTCCATTATTCGTCCACGGCAACCTAATTGTTTACCCCTTCATCAAGTCACACTACCCCAGAAACTACAGGAAGCTGGTTATGCAACACACATGGTGGGAAAGTGGCACTTGGGCTTCTATAAGAAAGAATGCCTCCCAACGAGACGTGGTTTTGACACCTTTCTTGGTTCATTGACTGGCAATGTGGACTATTACACTTATGACAACTGTGATGGGCCAGGAGTATGTGGCTTTGATTTACATGAGGGTGAGAATGCAGCTTGGGATCTTGCAGGCAAGTATTCTACCCTTCTCTACTCCCAACGTGTAAGCCACATCTTGGCAGCTCATAACCCACAACAGCCAATTTTTATATACATATCTTTCCAGGCAGTGCATACCCCCCTTCAGTCCCCTCGAGAGTACATATATCAATATAGGAATATGGGCAATGTAGCAAGGCGCAAATATGCTGCTATGGTGACCTGTATGGATGCAGCTGTAAAAAACATCACCAGGGCATTGAAAAAGTATGGTTACTATGACAACAGTGTTATCATCTTTTCATCAGACAATggaggtcagacattctctggtgGAAGTAACTGGCCCTTAAGGGGCCGTAAGGGAACATATTGGGAGGGTGGTATAAGGAGCTTAGGTTTTGTCCATAGCCCATTGATCAAAAAGAGAAGAAGGTCTAGTAGGACGTTAATGCACATAACAGACTGGTATCCAACACTAGTAAAATTGGCAGGTGGAAATATTTCAGACACAGATGACCTAGATGGCTATGATATGTGGCCATCAATCAGCGAAGGAAAGGTATCACTTCGGACTGAAATTCTACACAATATTGACCCCTTGTATAACCTTGCCAAATCAGGGTCCATGGAAGAAGGACAAGGAGTATGGAATACTGCCATTCAAGCCTCCATAAGAGTCAAAGATTTTAAGTTGTTAACAGGAGATCCTGGTTATAGTGACTGGATTCCACCACAGACCGTCACCAACTTCCCAGGAACCTGGTGGAATTTAGAACGTCATACGGATGGAGCTCGCAAGTCTGTATGGCTCTTCAACATTACAGCAGATCCTTATGAGCGTCATGACCTGTCTGCACAGAAGCCAGAAGTGGTTAAGGAATTATTGACACGATTGGCTTATTATAATCGTACTGCAATTCCAGTGCGATATCCTAATGAGGACCCAAGGGGTAATCCAGAACTCAATGGTGGTGCATGGGGACCATGGGCTagtgaggaggatgaagaggatgaAGAAAACTGGATTAGAAGTGGACGTTTAAAGAgtacaaataaaaagaaaaaatgcaaaaTTTGCAAGTTAAGATCATTCTTCAAAAAGCTGAACACACGTCTTATGTCTAATCGcatctaa